In Hemicordylus capensis ecotype Gifberg chromosome 4, rHemCap1.1.pri, whole genome shotgun sequence, the genomic window CATCTTGGAGACATAATTTGTTGATGCCTGGCGGAtttcagaggaaagggaagattggtgaaaatcatccCTGCTCAAGCAATAGCTTAGCTTAAGTCTGGAACCCTGCAGTATTACACatgtgcaatgctagtctgggtgaagactagaggagagctggacttgtggtagcaagcatgacttgtccccttagctaagcagggtctgccctggttgcatatgaatgggagacttgatgtgtgagcactgacagatattccccttagggaatggagccgatctgggaagagcagaaggttccaagttccctccctggcatctctaagatagagctgagagagattcctgcctgcaaccttggagaagccgctgccagtctgcagacaatactaagctacatgggcctatggtctgaataagtatatgacagcttcctatgttcctatgaacaaaaTTTTCTCATAAAGttcattagtaacaatgaatgCATGCCAATGCAATATTGGGCACGTTCAGTCATTCAGagctgcagtttgtttgtttatcgaatttgtacactgccccaaactttcatctctgggcggttaacaatagcataaaaccagttaaaaacatatacaaaaaactttaaaacaaattaacaatttaaaaataaaccagagattaaacccCAGAATtctaggaagctgagaaaacttgggtgaaaagacaggttaatgtttttcaggtgattgtACCTAGGAACCCTGTTGGAGACAGGCTCTCCCAGGCCTGTCTGAAGCCTGAGAccctctacatcaggcctgctcaacttagaccccccccagctgtttttggactacaactcccataattctcagccacagcagccaatagccagggattatgggaattgtaggccaacatctgcaggagggccgaagttgagcaggcctgctttacatgcaaaacagatgctatACTACTgtactatggccccatctcctaagggaattatcttatagtgcttacatgacatctcccatccaaatgcaaaccaaggcagtcccTACTTGGCAAATGGGATATTTCATGCTTGctccaacaagaccagctctccttggaggCAGGGGATCCCCCACTGTTATACTCAAAGCAATTAACTTTTGAGATTCCAAGCTTGCCTGAGGCCCTCTTATGACACAGTTTGACTGTTGGATATTTCTTGTTCTCTTATTTAAGCCTTCCAGATTGAGGAAGACAAGGAAACTAAGGGGTCACGTTAGCCATGGACATGGGCGAATTGGTATGTGTTAAGGGCAGCCTTAAGATTTTTTCCACTGCTTTGGTCTGTTCTTGGTGTCTCAAAATCTTCAGCTGTTATCAGTAAACCAAGGTGACAAACCTTAGAAAAAATATTCTTGTTAATGGTACCTGGAGATCTTAAGAGTTTATCTCTCTTGGGTCCTTTTATTGCTTCTACTCCTGTACAGTTTGCACAGGAGTATAACATGGGAGTAATGCTTAGTCATGGGAAACGTACGGGAAACGTAGAAACAGTGCAAACATGtagcccattcaaatgcaaaccagggcagaccctatttagcaagggggacaattcatgctagtaccacaagaccagctctccttccaagtATTTCAGTCTACCAGCAAGTACTATCTTCTTGTAACTGCCACAAGTAAGTTTGTGAGACACAAACTTTGAAAGTACAAAATGGACACACAACCCATTTGGGGAATAAGGGAGGAACTGCTTTAAGGCTTGGAACAATATTGTTTTGTCCCAGCCAAGGTTCTAAGTTCCATTTGCTAACCTAGACGTGAAGCCTTTTTCAAAAAAGCAGTCTTACAATTGATTGATtagttgattaagtgccatcaagttggtgttgactcttagtaaccacatagatagattctctccagggtgatctgtcttcaacttgacctttaagatctctcagtagtgtattcattgctgtcgtgatcaagtctatccactttgctgctggtcgtcctcttcttctgttgccttcaacttttcccagcattacaaTCTTCTCAAGGGAAGATTTTCCCAGCATTGCAATCTTCTCAAGATTGCATGATGTGTCCAATCTTAGGATACTGTAGCAAAATGTGAAGGCCTGACAGTTTGAACGTTTATGAAATCAAAGTTGTTGGTTGTAGAGAAGTTGCAGATAGGAGTAGCATAAAAGTAATAAGATATGAGGTTATTTCGGAAGAAGTCCTGCCTTGTTGCCTGGCTATAATAGGATTATCAAGCCAAGCTCCAAAATGTATAAAAGTTTCAAGGGTTCTTTGTTTCAGGCCATTTTCAGGAAATCCAAAATGGTGTCTGCCACATGAGCTCTGGAGCAGCTCTAGCTCAACTAGATGTTCCTTATTCAGGCATTTGAAAGAATGAACAGGAAAAAGATGTGTCGCTCCACCTAGCTTCTTGAGCTTCCTAAATCACATCTTGGAAACAAGGTAATAGTCCCAGGGTCCATTCAAACTAGGCAAGGCATGAATTGCATCATATACAAATTGCTTAACATTTCAAATTGGGAATTCTAGGACGCTTGAGATGTAATCTGGTCAGAACTCACAAATTTACTATCTAGGGATGACAAATGAATACTTTGGTAGACAGGAATTCACAGTAAGAATTGACCACAGCTCAATGGAGTGTATATAGCTCTCATAGCCAATAGGAATGTGGTACATCACAGTAGACTTGCAACCCAATTCCATGCATGTTCAGTTAAAGTCACATTAAGAGCCAAACTGGACATAAATGCATCATGGTCCAGTTTGGGATTTATTTTAGAGTAAAAATAGCCAGCAAAGGCCTTGTCAGGATTGTGTGAAGCATTTAAACCTTTACCATCATGCCATTTTTCTGCTGAAAACTTCCTTCTCTTCAAGGGTGCTATTTGGTCAGTGTCTTGTTTAATTGGAAGTTCAATGAGAATTGCTCTCAAGTTAGTGTGCATGCAATTGCAGTCTTAAGCTTCGCTCAAtttgtgctggattgtggcctaTGCACATTGGGAGTGTTATGTATATATTTGTTACCACCTTTGGAGAAATCAGTACTTTGAAAGGCACTTTGCAATTTCATCTTCTATTTAATGTTTCTCTTAGGCAAGCACAGAAAACATCCTGGAGGACGTGGTAATGCTGGGGGCATGCACCATCATAGAATTAACTTTGACAAATAGTAAGTTATCACTTTCTTTATTTTGTTTCATAGCCCACTTGGTTCCAAGGGCTTCAGTTGCACTGTAATGTTGTAATATATAATAGCAGAATAGCTATTTGGGTTACAAAGATCAATTCTTTCTCAGTCTATAGATACTCATTTATTTCAAGCATACTTTGAAATGCAAATCAGCACTGAACTTCTCCAGCTGTAGTTCATGGCATAGTTCTATATAACATTTCTGATTTGagtccaagatggccaccggtCAAGTCACCTTTTCAGAGAGCTCCCTCGCTGAGCTATAGGTTTAGTAAATTTCTCAGGTCTTTTGCATGCTGAATTTTACAGGCTATATAACGTCTCTGGTAGATAGGCAGTCCAATGGTATACAGCTTTACTATTAAGTTTGACTGTGTTCTATATGGCTTGCTCCCAGGTAAGCGTATAGGGTTGTAACCTCACTctgttaactagggatgtgcacacaaccGTGTGGAGAAGGctcaaaggtggcgggggtgctgctttaagagtgggggagggtgtgctttccccctgccggcgtctGTTTTTTAagaagcccattggggtggcagcgtacctccctgctgccctgttgtccggatatgaccagaagtctctgGTGTAGGCGTGTCGGAGATTTCCAGTCATATCCGGGCAACCGAGAGgcacgctgccgccccgatgggctttttaaaaaatggatgccggcagggggaaagcagcgggaggggtaagtgcaccctccctcgctctTAGACACACCCGGCTGTCAAAACCGTTCGGAAGCCCATAAAGggtctccaaaccagttccgtgcacatccctactgttaacTTCATTGAGAGTTGGGCATGAGAAGCAATGTATGTAAAATAACCGAGACTTAGAGTCACATCTAGATATTGACCGTTATCGTGGTGTGCTATAGTCCTCGGAGAGTAATGACTAACTTCTATTCACTGACTGTCCTTTTCAGTAGTACAGTCAGCCACCAGGTTAGTAACAGAGGGCTGCCGCTCAAACTGAGAGATTTGGGATACCAGGGGGATGAAGGCAACAATTTGCATGTCTTGTTTAGTGTTTTTCCTACATAATGCCTGCCCAATGCCTTGAATATCTCTGCAACCTTTGGAATAGCCCTTCAAGGTAGACCATATTATATTAAGAGAGAGTGGCTGGCTTAAGGACAAGAATTTCTATGATTCTATTCTGTCAGAGATGTTGCAGCAGTTTTCTGCAAATGAGCAGGGGGCTGGatttgaagacctccaaggttcttTTCATCTCAAAACATCTACGATTCTGAGGCTAGAATCTGGCTGGGCTAACATTTGAACTGGAGAGTTTCCTTGTTGTACTTATGCTCTTAAACACTGTGTTATGCCAGATTTCCTTGATAGTAAACAGAGAAACAGTGAAGGCTCAGGATTTCCCACGGAGAGGGTGCCTCTTAGTCTGCTATGAGAACCTCGAGAGCTCAGTATGGCAGTAACATCATAGAGAGGGGATAGGCCTCAGGATGATTAATACTGATTAATTTGTTGTTTGCCGCATAACCATTGTTCTCTTGGCAAAGTAAAACAATTGAATGAAACATACAGTTAAAACACATTAACACAAAAACAAATATTactataaaatacaaaacactttaaaaaccttaaaaagaTTTTCACCTTTCATCTAAGAACAAAGTGATAATGCCagacaaacctcactggggaggctattccagaaatggggtgccaccactgaaaagttcCAAATGATAATGTCTTCTAATGTTTTCTTTGGCAAGAAAAGGTCCTCGTCCTAGTAGCCacttgcctcacctcatttggcaagtGTACTTGGAGAGGGCCTGGGAAGAGGATCTCACAGtccaggtagggacatatggggcaagatgCTTTCTCAAGTAGTCTCGTCCCAAGGCAGACTTTAAAGGTTAAAtaaaaccagtactttgaattgggccAGAAATGCATAGGAAGCCAGTGCAGTTGATTAACTTAATACTAGAAGGGTGCCCTTACTTAGAGAGACCGTCTATTTTAGGCAGTCCTTATATAATATAGAAAGCATTATCTAGTGATTTGATCATGCAACTATTTGAATAACTTAACAGGAATCTGTGTAGAGGTTGTGCTAATTCTTACCAAGAACGAaaaatgttattatttatttatttaacatatttttatagtgcTCAAAACCTgtgtttctgggcggtttacagtttaCGTGTCATTCATTTGAGCAAGAAATACTTGTCTTTATGACTGTGGTCAGAAGTTGAACCTAGAATGGCCTATGTTTTAAGGGTGTTCTCTGTCACTGAACTCTAGCCCAAGAGCATTTTTTGTAACTGGCCTTTTTCTTTCTGGCTGCTGTGGGCCTGGAAATGATGCAGGAGAGTGGGATATGTTGAAGCTGATGGAGAACTGGATGACTGGAAAAGAATCTGAGCAGAACCAGGTTCAAGTGAGCTTTCTAGCTGAAAGGGGCCAAGAGGATCTCTAGAATGTTTGAGGCCTAAGCAGAATGAAGGGGGAGAGTAATGTTTATGTTCCAACAGACATTAATTTAACTGTATTCTCTGCTTATGTGTATGTTCTCTAACTAGGTGGTTTTTATATTGTACATTTTCTTTCTAGCCATCCTGGTTATTTTGGGAAAGTAGGCATGAGACATTATCATTTGAAGAAGAATGCGGAGTACTGCCCTACAGTCAACCTAGATAAGCTCTGGACCCTTGTTAGTGAGCAGACAAGACTCAACTATGCCAAAAATCAGGCTGGATTAGCACCCGTTATTGATGTTGTACGCTCAGTAAGTGTCAGTTCTTCTTTTCTGGGCCTTTCACTTTGGATCAAGCGGAACTTGTGTGTATAGCTTGTTCACTTTTATTCTTTTCCTGATACTTTATCTGCAAGATATGCCATGTATGGCAGCCCATCTGGTGCTTGACAAGCATTTTGGTTTTGCTGCCTGTCCGAAGGGTTTGTTCATCTGACAAGCTACAGCACATGACTGGTGGGCTGTAGACTGCTCATTGGGTCACAAGCTGTACAGGTCTGGTCTGTGAAGATAGATTGAAGAGACCATACAGTATTGGGTGGTGGACATCTTTCAGGGTTTTAGCTTGGCTGAAATGATTTCATTACAGAACAGTTCTTGAATTTTGTGGGAGGGTTCCTGGATCAGGACACAGCTGTTCTAATGTCAAATGTAATTTGAGACTGAGGCCCCTAGAGAGAGCTACTCTTTCTTTTGAGGTGTGCCTTACTGCTACTTCACTGCGTATTTTTGTGTGTCATAACTTTGTGCCTTGTAGCAATAGTCCTTGCGTAAAGTGTCAGCTGATGAAACTAAAATATTGGGATAGTTGGGGAGAGGCGGGGATGTGAAAATGCTTTAAACGAGATCAGCGCAGTGTCATAACACAACTAATTGTTATGGTGTGCTTTGTTTCTCGGAGAGAAAGTCCAGATAGGATTGACTGTGATTTCAAGTCTTGTGTTACAGTCCATCCAAATCAGTAACATTAGTTTGCTCATACTGGAACATGTTTGAGAGAAATTGTTTTTGTGCCTCCAAATAACAATATCAGTAAAGGGGACTCTGGTGAAGGCGTGCACAGAGGCCGTTTGCATGCTGCTGAGAGGGAGCGCTACACAAGCCTGCTGGTAAGCGCCTTCTCTTCCAGTTTTAAAGGCGCCTCTCTTTgccactcccccaccaccattaattacctttggaagcaaaggggaatcctcaccggattcccctttacaggtgtGCAAACCACTTCAGTCAGACGGACTGGACCAGCCGGTCAGTTCAACCGAACCCCTTCGCAgacctgtccaaatttggaccgaaccacgCAAACCGGTTCCACACACAACTGTAGTTAGAAATACCCAGtaagctgctttctgttatccTAGTACATTGTGGTATCATGTTAtctatgctaaaaaaaaaaaaaccctgctaacttggcaaagaggcaccttttaacgtggcgattctcttttatttagcagggggagagtaactggccctatctacccccagcacagtacctccagtgactgttgctggtgtctgttttatgtttctttttagactgtgagccctttggggacagggatccatcttatttatttgttgtttctctgtgtaaactgccctgagccatttttggaagggtggtatagaaatcgaataaataaaataaaaatacaacataTGTTACTGGTAGCTACTAAACCTATAGTATTCTGGAGCTGACTTCCCAAGTAGGAAAACACAGTGCCATTTGGTCAACAGCAATCAAAAATGGTAGAATTCTTATAGGTGCAAAATGCCATTCATTCAAACACAAATCACAAGATCCTTGCAGGTGTTGTAAAGTCATGCTTTCGACGCTTTTTTGAAACTAATTTTCTTGGTTAAGAGCTTATATTCAATACACTTTGCCATTTCTGGTTTTGAATAGATTTCATCTTGCAGCCAAAATTGCTTCTTTTTTGCTCCCTGCCTCCCACCAGATCCATAAATTTGATTAACTGAGGATTTGTCTAGATTTCTGAATGTCATTGTTTTCATATTTGAAAATCTGATTACCAACCAAAAAAGGTCAATGCAGTTCCTTTTAATTAGATAAGATGTTAACTGGAAAATAGAATTATACAGTGCTTGATTCTTTATCTTTCAGCACTTGGCCAAGGAAAATATATAGAATCATCATATTCTACTTTGTTCTTTCTGCTTGCAATGAATATACTGAACTTTGGCCAGCCACCCACCTTGTGGTGGAAGGACTGGATTGTGTGCGAGGGAAAGCTGCTGTGTACAAACAGAAAATGGGTCTTTCTGCTTTATGATTCACCACATGTCCAGGCAACTGTTCCAGTATTTCACTGAGAGGACATGGGACAGCCTTAAATTCATAATTTGTTAGCAACTGGCTTTGCATCCTATCTCAACACAACACAAATTCTAAAGAAATGCTAGGACAAAATGCTTGAGTGTGTCTTGTGAATATCCTGAAATAGTGAGACACACATTCTAAGCCAGGGGTAGGCactcttggctctccagctgttgttgaactacagctcccatcatccccagccacaataaattgtggctgggggtaatgggagttgtcgttcaacagctggagagccatgaTTGCTGCCACATGCTCTAAGGTCTGCAAGTGCCGCTACTTGGATACAAATAGTATAATTACAAAGTTATTTTCCAGTTCTTCCTTTGTAAATGGTCCAAATTTGTGGTTGTGGCTAATAGCATTGGTCCCTGTTCTCAGCTGAATACCTTCCCTATAGGGTGCCACACTTTACCGCACTCAAGTGCTGCCACAAGCATTTTCTGCATTTGAGACAGATGTGCCCTGGAcaccttggccaagccccacacTGCTTCTGCATGGAAGGGAGTGTGTCGAAGAACTGACAACTTGCCAAGGAGGACTCCCTGACACCTCCTTAGCATTACACCTGGGGCAGGAGCCCCCTTTGCCCCACCCTTGTCCTGGCACTGCAGCATTCTACACATAGTCTGTACATTTTATTAGAATCACTCCAAGCAGGTGCTGGTTGCGAGGGATTTAGTATGTATTAGCTTTGAGCTTGCTTATGAATCTGCTAAATTGTCTCTGTCTTTCCAGGGTTATTACAAAGTCCTGGGCAAGGGCAAACTGCCCAAACAGCCTGTAATTGTGAAAGCAAAGTTCTTCAGCAGAAAAGCAGAAGAGAAAATCAAAGCAGTCGGTGGAGCTTGTGTGTTAGTGGCATAAAGCGCTTTTGTATGTCTTTGTATTCAAATAAACATGATTTCAGATGTCTGTTTTTTTCATTTCAGTGAGCCAGTGAAAAAGTTGGT contains:
- the LOC128323542 gene encoding 60S ribosomal protein L27a isoform X2; the protein is MPSRLRKTRKLRGHVSHGHGRIGKHRKHPGGRGNAGGMHHHRINFDKYHPGYFGKVGMRHYHLKKNAEYCPTVNLDKLWTLVSEQTRLNYAKNQAGLAPVIDVVRSGYYKVLGKGKLPKQPVIVKAKFFSRKAEEKIKAVGGACVLVA
- the LOC128323542 gene encoding 60S ribosomal protein L27a isoform X1; its protein translation is MRSRERGVLSPFALGKMPSRLRKTRKLRGHVSHGHGRIGKHRKHPGGRGNAGGMHHHRINFDKYHPGYFGKVGMRHYHLKKNAEYCPTVNLDKLWTLVSEQTRLNYAKNQAGLAPVIDVVRSGYYKVLGKGKLPKQPVIVKAKFFSRKAEEKIKAVGGACVLVA